The Engystomops pustulosus chromosome 1, aEngPut4.maternal, whole genome shotgun sequence genome has a window encoding:
- the CER1 gene encoding cerberus: MLILQLLIVSYISCHGEAKDKETRGRSKFDSIIHQYHLKNENNTLNSWEPDKNIGKDKALSGIRRNDLEINRVPKTRPKYRHRETNTHGMNLPKMMDYGVTRSNQFNGRKEDDSGKYAEVFWNYFTYKMNAASEAVNYPVKTKEVQREVCKTLPFTQNIIHENCDKVVIQNNLCFGKCNSLYVPNQRDELNICSRCLPFKFTMNHLKLNCTGSANVVKIIMMVEECKCVIHGRNSHRANKIKDTSHYGHH, from the exons ATGTTGATTCTCCAACTTCTCATTGTGTCCTACATTTCATGCCATGGAGAAGCAAAAGATAAAGAAACAAGAGGAAGATCCAAATTTGACTCCATTATTCATCAATATCACTTAAAAAATGAGAACAACACTCTGAATTCATGGGAGCCTGATAAAAATATTGGAAAGGATAAAGCATTATCTGGTATAAGGAGAAATGATCTAGAGATAAACAGAGTTCCTAAAACAAGACCAAAATACAGGCATAGGGAAACAAATACTCATGGTATGAATTTGCCCAAGATGATGGACTATGGTGTAACTCGAAGCAACCAATTCAATGGAAGAAAAGAGGATGACTCTGGAAAGTATGCTGAAGTGTTTTGGAACTATTTCACCTACAAGATGAATGCTGCCTCAGAAGCAGTAAATTATCCAGTTAAGACAAAAGAAGTACAAAGAGAAGTCTGTAAGACCCTGCCATTCACACAG AATATCATacatgaaaactgtgacaaagtGGTCATACAGAACAATCTGTGCTTTGGAAAATGTAACTCTCTTTATGTACCGAATCAGAGAGACGAGCTCAACATATGTTCCCGCTGTCTACCCTTCAAATTTACCATGAACCACCTGAAACTAAACTGCACAGGATCTGCCAATGTAGTTAAAATTATAATGATGGTGGAAGAGTGCAAGTGTGTGATTCATGGCCGCAACAGTCACAGAGCCAACAAAATCAAGGACACCAGCCATTATGGACATCATTAA